The Halorhodospira halophila SL1 genomic sequence AAGGGCGCGATCCATCCGCGAGATGGCCTCCTGCGGCGTGGGGGCCCAGGCGGTGACCTTGACCAGCAGGGAGTCGTAGTAGCGGGTGATGACGCCGCCGGCGTACGCCGTGCCCCCATCCAGCCGGATCCCCATGCCGGTGGCCGAGCGATAGGCGGTGATGCGACCGTAATCGGGGATGAAGTTGTTCTGAGGATCCTCGGTGGTCACCCGGCACTGCATGGCGTGACCGTTCAGCCAGAGCGCCCCCTGATCGGCCTTGCCGGTGGCGGCGGCCAGGTGCTCGCCTTCCGCGATACGGATCTGCGCCTTGACGATGTCGATCCCCGTAACCTCTTCGGTCACGGTGTGTTCCACCTGGATGCGCGGGTTCACCTCAATGAAGTAGAACGTGTCGGTGTCCATGTCCATGAGGAACTCGACCGTTCCGGCGTTCTGGTAGCCGACGTGGCGGGCCACTTTCAGCCCCAGATCGCAGACCTCGGCGCGCTGCGCCTCGGTGAGATAGGGCGCGGGGGCCCGCTCCACCACCTTCTGGTTGCGCCGCTGCACCGTGCAGTCCCGCTCAAAGAGGTGGTAGAGACCGCCGTGGGTATCCCCCAGCACCTGCACCTCGACGTGGCGAGCCCGCTCGATCATCTTCTCGAGGTAGCCCTCGCCACTGCCGAAGGCCGCTTCCGCCTCGCGCCGTCCCTCCAGGACCCGGGCCTCCAGCTCCTCGGGCTCACGGATCGGGCGCATACCGCGCCCGCCCCCGCCCCAGGAGGCCTTGAGCATCATCGGGTAACCGATCTCGTCGGCCCAGCGCCGGGCGGCCTCGATGTCGTCGCCCAGCACCTCGGAGGCGGGAATGACCGGCACGCCCGCTTCGATAGCCACACGGCGCGCACTCGCCTTGTCGCCGAGCGCGCGCATGGTGTCCGCACGCGGCCCGATGAAGGTGATGCCGGCGGCCTCGCAGGCGTCGACCAGTTCCGGATTCTCGGAGAGCAGCCCGTAGCCCGGGTGCACGGCGTCCGCCCCGGCCATCTTCGCGACCCGGATGACCTCGTCGATGGAGAGGTACGCCTCCACCGGCCCCATGCCCTCGCCCACCTGATAAGCCTCGTCTGCCTTGAAGCGGTGCAGCCCGAGCTTGTCCTCCTGGGCGTAGATGGCGACGGTGCGCTTGCCGAGCTCATTGGCCGCACGCATCACCCGAATGGCGATCTCACCGCGATTGGCGATCAGGATCTTCTGAAACGGAACCATCCTTTCCCCACGCAAAAAAGAAAACTTTCCGGAGAATACGCGGCGTCGAGGCCTTGGGGAAGCGGGTCAGCCCCCTCCCTGCTCCGCCTCGGGCAGGTAGCGGGCCGCCCAGGCGGCGATCAGTGTCGCGGCGTAACGGGCATCCGCTGCCCGGGTCAGCAGATGATCGGCATCGTCGAGGGAGATATAGCTCTTGGGGTGCTTGGCGGTCTCAAAGATCCGCCGGGCCTCGCGCACCGGCACGACCTCATCGAGGGGGGCGTGCATAACCAGCAACGGGCGGCGCAGGTCCGCAATCCGGCTGGCCTGGTCGTGGTTGAGCGTCTCCGTGATGAATGAACGGCCGATGCGGAAGGTTTGACCGCCCAGGTTGACCTCGGCCTCGCCACTGCGCTCGATCTCCTCGCGCTTGTCACCGAGGTGCTCAAGGACATGATGAGCCTCGAACGGCGCACCAATCGAGCACACCGCACGGCACTCCGGTATGTCGCCGGCCGCGGCGATGACTGCTGCACCACCGAGGCTATGGCCGACCATGATCCTCACCGGCCGCCCCGAGTCACGCATAAACCCCGCGGCCGCGATCAGGTCGGCGACATTGGACCGGAAGCCGGTATTGCCAAAATCCCCTTCGCTGTCGCCGAGGCCAGTGAAGTCGAAGCGGAGGGTGGCGATCCCCTCCTCCGCGAGGGCCGCCGCCAGCCGCGAAGCCGCTTTAATGTCCTTGCCGCAGGTAAAGCAGTGGGCGAACAGCGCGTAGGCCAGCGGCGCTCCATCGGGCTCGTCGAGCCGGGCCGAGAGCGTGTGGCCCTCGGCACCGGGGAAATCTAAACGCTGGGTGCGCATCGGCTCCCTTCATGTCCGTGCCAAAGGAGCGTCATGATACAGCGCCACGGCCAGCAATCCAGAGGGGTCCGCCCTTTCCGCGAATCAGGTCGGAGCTATCGGAAGAGACGGTGCTGGATGCGCTGATCGGCGCTCAGGGCGCCTCCGCCCCCGGGGCACTCTCGACCGGGATGAGGACCTCGTTCCGGCGCAGGAACCCCGGCGTCATCGGATCATCGTAGTAGGCGTACACCGGCTCGCCCGCGGCCTCCAGGCCCTGTTCCGCCATCCACGCCCGGAGCCCGCGTTCGTGCTCCTCGACCGTCGAATCGCTGGCACGGCCCGAGAAGCGAATGGCCGCCATACGCTGCGCATCGAGCTCGCGCAGGGCGATCTCCTCGCCTGTCGGCCGGGGCAGATCCTCAAGCGTGTACTGCTCCGGCATGATGAAACGCACCAGCCAGCGCCCCTCACCTTCCGGCGTCTGGGTCACCGGGGCCGTCATGGCAATGGAATCGCCCTCGCGCTCACGCGCAAAGATGTAACCCGCCAGCGGCCGGAACCCCGCGCTCACCGCTTCGCCTCGACTGCCGCTGCGCTCGACCTCGGCCACCCGAAGCGCCGGGTAATCCCTCAGCTCGCGGTCACCGTCCTGCAGAACCACGGTGTAGTCCGGCGTCTCGACACCGCGGACCACGACCCACCAGGCGACGATGGCGCCCACCACCAGAACGACCGCAATACCCAACCCCCAATAAACGACCTTCATGATGCACCTCGAGCAGGAGGACGACCCCCATTATGACGGACTTCCAGCGGAGGGCGGATGCCCATGCCGCTCCCTGACTCAGGCTAGCAGTCCTGCCGCTCTTACCCCCAACCGACGAGGGCGGTGTGGTGCCTCAAGCCAGCGGCGGCCACATTCCACACAATCTGTGGAAAACCGTGTGGAGAACGTCGCGCCGATAGGCGCACTCAGGGGGCTTGAGGTCGATTGGATAGATATTGCCCGCCAGCAATCCGCACCATTTTCAGAGACTTACAAACCACGCACGAAAAGTCAGGCAGTTAGCGCTGTCAACCGGGGGGCTTGTGCAGAATCCACATCCTCGGGGTGGTCGCTCATCGCACTTGTCAATGCCCGGAAGCCCAGGGCATTGGGTTGACAACGAGTTCTCCGGACCTGGGTGTGTTCACCCGCGAGCTGACCGGATGCGCGACCAGCTGCGCCATATCCAGGCCGCGGGTTGCCGCTTTCACGGACTTCCGATCACTGATCTCGGGATCCAGAATGCTCCTCGTTCGTTGTCCCGTCACGCCGGGACGAGATGCGGCGACTCATGGCACATTGGATGACAGAGAGCCGAACCGGCCTTGAGGAGCCACCCCCGGCATGCAGGACAGCAAGCAGGATCCGGCGATCCGCTGGTACCACGAGCGCGCCGAGCGTGTTGCAGAGGACTACGAGTCGCTCTCGTTCCCGGACGTCCACAACTGGCTCATCTACCGTCTGCCACCCGTTGGCGAAAGCACTGTCCTGGACGTCGGTGCTGGCTCGGGGCGTGATGCCGCCTGGCTCGCCGAGCGTGGCCACGAGGTGGTCGCCGTCGAACCAGCAGCGGCCCTGCGCCGCGAGGCCGCCCGTCGCCACCCCCACCCGCGCATCCGGTGGCTCGACGACCAGCTACCCGGGCTTGAGCACGTCCACCGCCTGGGCCTGTGCTTCGATGCCATCCTGCTCAGCGCGATCTGGATGCACGTACCGGAGAGCCAACGCGCCCGCGCCTTCCGCAAGCTCATCACCCTGCTCAAACCGGGCGGCCTGCTCGCCTTTACGCTCCGCCTGGGCCCCGAGGACCCGGAGCGGGGCCTGCGGGCAGTCTCGGTAGCCGAACTCCGGCAGCTGGCCGCCGAGCACGGGGCCTATGTCGATCACGTCAGCGAGAGCCCCGATGCCCTGGGCCGGCCGGAGGTCTCCTGGGCCGAGGTCGCCATCCGGCTGCCGGATGACGGCACCGGCCATGATGGAGCACGCCCTCGACTGGCGTGAGCCGCAGCGCGATGTCCGTCTTGCCCGCGAACGCATTGAGGCGCTGCGCGAGGCCGGCGAACCGATTTACTGTGTCTGGAGCGGCCGCCTCCTCAGGCAGGCCGCCTTCGAGGTCGACCACTGCATTCCCTGGGCGGCATGGCCCTGCGATGACCTCTGGAACCTGGTGCCAGCCAACCCCCAAGTCAACGGCAACAAAGGAGCAAAGCTGCCCGACGCAGCAACCCTTCAGGATGCGGAAGACCGTCTCAAAAGCTGGTGGGAGCGCGCCTGGCAATGCGCACAACACCCAACGCTTGCAGAGCGTTTCCGGCGCGAAGCCACCGCGACGCTCCCCGGCCTGCGGGATGCCCAGTCGGATGACCTGGACAACATTTTTTCCGCCCTGAATCTGCGCCGCATCCGGCTCAAGCAGGATCAGCAGATTCCGGAGTGGTGCTACCGACCCCCTCCAAAGCCAGCGGCTTCAGGTGGTGGCCGTCGCCCTGACTGAGTGTATGGTCTTATCAGCAGGCATGCCTGCCCGCCACGGGGCACTGCGACGACCCGCTGCCGAATGGTCGAGCGCGGGTGATGCTCGAACGACCGCGTCGGGCCTTACCTGACCGCGGAGGAGGGCGTGATGAGCCTTTCCACAAAACCTGTGGAAAACCCTGTGAAAAAAGTCGCGCCGATAGGCGCACTCAGGGGGCTTGGGGTCGATTGGACAGATATTATCCGCCACCAATATGCCGCATTTTCAGTTAGTTACACGCCGTCCGCGAAGAGTCAGGCAGTTAGCGCTGTCAACCGGCGGGCTTGTGCAGAATCCACATCCGCTGGGGGATCGGTCATCGCAACTGTCAATGCCCGGAAGCCCAGGGCATTGGGGCAGCGGCGAGCTCACCGGACCGCAGGTGAGCGCAACGAACCGTACTCGCATGGCGGCCCCCGAGGAGCGTGCCCCTGCTCGAAGCCTTGCTCTCCGCGCGCTGCCCCTATTAAACTGACAGAAAACCTGTCACCTCAGGAGAAGCTATGGAAACCATCAGCTATACGGATGCCCGGAACCACCTGAAGGAGCTCATCGACCGGGTCGGGACAGACCACACCCCCGTGCGGATCGAGCGCCGCGGGGGTAGCGCAGCCGTCATCATGGCCGAAGAGGACTACACCGGGCTGCAGGAGACCCTGTACCTGCTAGGCAACCCCGCCAACGCCGAGCGTCTGCGCCAGGCCCGGGCCCGCGGGGAAGAGGATGCGGTGTCGCTGGAGGACGCCAAGGAGAGGCTCGCGCGGTGAGGCAGGTCCTTCTGGACCCAGCTGCCCTGGAAGACCTCCAGTGGTGGCTCCGGCATGATCACCGCACCGCCCGCAAGATTCTGGACTTGATCGAGGAAGCGGCTCGTAACCCTTTCGAGGGACGGGGCAAGCCCGAAGCCCCCAAGTTCGAGCTTTCGGGCTGCTGGTCCCGGCGGATCAACCTCGAGCACCGGCTGGTCTATGAGGTGAGCGAGACGTCCATCCGCGTGCTCGCCTGCCGCTTTCATTACCGGTAGATGGTCGCCGAGTCCGCCCGCGGTCGTGGCATCGGTGGAGCGGCAGCGTGCCGCCACTGACAGCGCGTGGCACCTCAGTTCGGGTTCCGGGCCATGCAGTACAACCGGGTTGTCGCCATCAACGCCTCGGCCATCCGCACCTAGCAGCGCAACGGCATGACGGGGGGTCGGCCCCCTGCCCGGCGCCTTCCGCCACCCCCGTGCCCTTCCGGCTCAGGTGAGCTTCCAGGAGACCGCCCGGTCGTAGAGCGCACTCTTGCGGATGACCAGGCTATTCGGGTCTCCCGCGAGCCAAGGGACGTCGCCTTCACCTCCAGCCTCCTCGACGAGCCCGAAAGGCATCGCGAAGCGCAGCACGGTGCGGACCGACCAGCAGCTCTCCACAACCCGCTCGGCGCGCTCGCCCGGCAACAGCCCCCCGTCACCGACCTCCTGAAGGGCCGCCGGGAAGGCCTGCACGAAGCACTGCTGGTAGAACGGGACCGGCCGCGGCTCGTCGCCGAAGCGATGGAGGAGATACAGGAAAAAGCCGAACGAGTCCTGCACGATCCGCAGATCGGGCCAGCCATCGGCATACGCCCAGTTGAACTGACGGCAATAGGCCTGGAGCAGCGCATCGTAGATCGCCGCCCACTCGCCCTTGCGAAAGCGCTTCTGCGTCGCACGGGTCGCCTTGAGCCGCCCGCGCTCCTTGCGCGTGAACCGGGCCAGGCCAGCCGTGACCTTGATGAGGTGGAGCTCGAGGAAGTCGTCCTCGTTGCGGATCACACCCGGCAGCCACTCCCGCTTGAGCCCTTCCGCCTCCAGCGCCTGCTTGGCCTCGAGGACCACAGCACGCGGCAGGTTCCCCTTGGCCGTCAGCTTGATCCCGCCCTCGCCGGCCGCCTCGACGATGACCTCCAGGAGCCGGAACGCCGCCGCAGCGGGGCGCGCCTCGATGCCCTCGGCGAAGCGCACCAGATCCGGGGCGTCGAACGGCGCATAGAGAAGCCAGTGCATCTGCTCTCGGGAGAGCCCCTGAAAATCGGCCACCGGCGACTGATTGAGTTCGGCCACCTTCTCCGCTACAGCATCCCGCAGCTCCTGCTCGGAGGAGAACGGCTGATCGCCGAGGGCACGCTCAATCTCCGAGCGGATCGCATCGATGGGCGAGGGACGATCGTCGTTGGAAGATGAGTGGCCACTGCCCATTGAATGCTCCTCGTTCGTTGTCCCGTCACGCCGCGACGGCTCGTACTGCACCCACGCTGCTCGGCGCACCCTCAACCCGATACAACTTCGGGAAGACCTTCTTCGGACACTAGCAGACCCCAGGGTGCGCCGGGACCCCAGGCCTGGGGCCTTGCCGACCCATCGACGCCGAGGGCCGACAGCCTCAGATTACTCGCCCGCAGCGGTCATCCAGCTGTAGACCTCGTCCGCATTCTCCGGGACCTCCCACCCGGGCACCCGCTGGAGAAGCCGCTGCTGGTGTATATTGCCAGGGTGTATGGCAGCATCGAAGAGGATGACGTCCGCCATGCTCTCGAGCAAACTCGACCGGATCCTGGATGCTGATCGCGTCGAAGACGTCTTCGCCGACAATCTAGTGCCTAGCACCGATACCCGTGACCGCACCAGCCGGCGAACTCACCATCCGACCGTTTGCCGATGACGACTGGCCCCGGGTCTGGGCCATCATCGAGCCCGTCCTGCGGGCCGGGGAAACCTTCCCCTTCTCCCCGGAACTGGAGGAGGACGAGGCCTACCAGCTGTGGGTGCAAACTCCCACCGCCACATGGGTCGCCGAAGACGAGCGCCAGGGCCTGGTCGGATGCTACTACCTCAAGCCGAATCAACCGCGCCTCGGCGACCACGTCTGCAACTGCGGCTACATCGTCGCCGGGTCCGCCCGCGGACGCGGCATCGGTGGAGCGCTGTGCCGCCACTCCCAGCGCGTGGCACTGCAGTTCGGGTTCCGAGCTATGCAGTACAACCTGGTCGTCGCCACCAACGAATCGGCCATCCGCACCTGGCAGCGAAACGGCATGACGGTGATCGGCCGCCTGCCCGGCGCCTTCCGCCATCCGCGTCACGGCGACGTCGACGCGCTGATCATGTATCGCTGGCTCACCTCCATATAGCCCCCTACACCGGCTCCGCACCGAAGCGGATTGACTGCGCTGGTGGCTGCTCGGCTGCCCCTTTCCACAAAAGCTGTGGAAAACCCTGTGAAGAAACTCGCGCTGACGGGCGCATCCAGCGACGTTGCGGTCGATTGGATAGAGATTACCCGCCCCAGGCTGCGCGATAAATCAGCGGGTTACGCGCGCCTCACGAGAAGTCAGGCAGTTAGCGGTGTCAACCGTCGGGCTTGTGCAGAATCTCGCCCTCCAGGAGAAGGACCGCGCCGACGGCGCCCACGCCCGCCTGGTCGTCCTCCCGCGGGCAGCCCTCCAGCAGAAGTGGCAACGCTCAACGCATCCTGCCGCTTGAGACCATGCTGCCGCAGGATCTACTCCAACGTCTCACCGACCTGCAGCAGCAGCGGCGGGCCGAGCCGAGCACCTCGGAACGAGCACGGCCGAGCGAAAACAACCTGGCACCTCCTATACGGCGACGGAAACCATCGCGGAATACCGCCCCGGGATCGGGCCAACCTCCTGAGAAGCTTCGTAGACGGCTACATCCCCCCCGAGTTCCACAGCTATGCGCTTAAGTTGTTGAGTCGCCAACAGCGCGACCCCCGAAAATGTCACAACAGGCCTTCAAGCCAGGTGCTGAGGCACCTCCACACCCAGTTCCTCGAAGAGCTGGAGTTGCTCCGGTGTCGGCTTGGTCACCCCCTCGTAGTCCTGCCCGGCGAGGTGAACTTTGTGGCGCTGTATACGGCGCAGCGCCCGTAACGCGTTCTCCGGTGAGTAACCGCTACCAGCCGCCTTGAGACGCCGGCGCAGGATGCGATGCAGAACCAGGGCCAGGAAGCATATGAGCGCGTGGGCACGGACGCGCTCCGGCAGCCGGTGGTAGACCGGCGCGATCTGGATGTCGCTCTTGAGCACGCGGAAACCGCGCTCAATGTCCGCAAGGGCCCGATAGCGGTCGGCGATCTCGCTCGGCGAGTACTCGTTGAGGCTCGTGACCAGCAGCAGCTTGCCGTCGAGCCGCTCGGCGGCCGCCCACGCCTCTTCGTCGATGTCATAGCGGAATTGCTCGGCACTGAGGTCGGCCTTGACGATGCTCGAGAGGCTGCTGCGCAGGACGTGCTGATGGAAGCGCCGATGGGCGCTGCGATCAGTCGAGCGCCGCCCGCGGCCGGGCTTTCCCGCATCCTGGTTGTCGAGTCGCTGGGCCAGGGCCTCGCCGATCTGCTCCAGCCGGTGGATCTTGTGCCGGCGCGAGGCCTGCTTCTCGGCAGCCCGTTGCGGGTTGTGCGCCACAATCAGCCGGCGCCCCTGCCAGGTGGTCTCGGTGACGGCTTCGCCCTCATGCTCTGCCGCCTGCTTCTCGAGCTGCGGCTGCAGCTCGCTCATCAAGCCGGTGAACTCCGCATACCGGCGTCCGGGCACCGCCAGGATGTAATCGATAGCCAGGTCGTGCTGCGCGCTGAGCGCCTCCAGCGTGTCGACATTGTCGAGGCTGAGCAGCCCCCGATCCGCGACCACGACCACACGCCTGATCGGGTAGCGGCTGAGCAGGCGCTGGAGCATGGGTGCCAGGGTGCGCGTCTCCGCGACATTGCCCTCGAAGACCTCGTGGGCGATCGGCAGGCCATCGGAGGTCTGCACGACCCCGAGGGCGAATTGGCGGGCAACGCCGCCTGTGTCCTTGCTCTTGCCGCGCTGGCGCAGATCGTCCCGCGACCTCCTCCACACCGTGGATGACGACGCTGAGCTCCTGATCGAGCAGGGGCTTGAGCTGCCCGGCAATGGCCTGCTCGACCCGCTCGGGGTGGTTCATCAGCGCGTCCATGGCGCGCAGCAGCTGCTCGTGGTGCAGCTGCTCGACATCCACGCCAGGGAGGCTGACATCCTCCTGAAGCCAGTCGAGCACGCCGCGCTTGCTCCGCGGTGCAGCCAGCCGGTTGAAGACCATGGCGCGGATCAGCGCCTCCGCGTCGAACTCGCGCCGTGACGAACGCAGCGCCTTGCGGAGGGCCTCATCCAGGCCGAGCTCCTGCCAGAGTTGGTGCAGCGCCCAAAGGTCTCCAAAGGCGCGAGCACGCTGGAACTCCGGTTCCGCGCTCCGGCGCTCAGACCGCCCGACAGCGCGTTGCAGGCCCTTGATGAGGCCGTCGACCTCGTCATCGCTGAGTTGGTCGGCCCGCCCGAGGTTCGCGACGGTGCGTTGCTTCACCCGTCCGTTGTCGTCGCGGTAGCCCTCGACGAGGCGGACGTAGCGGCGGGGACCCGATCGGACGATGCATACGTACATGACACGACACTATAAATCCTGCAGCCTGCTTGCACGGGCCCCTTCGATCGATGCGTGTCACAACATCGGGTCCGCGCTTCATGTAGAGACAAAATTGGAAGATCAGCAGGTTATCCCCCGCACACCGGGGATGTGCCAGAGCTCTACTGTGGAAGTCGGGGGAGCTTTCGCACGACGCGCAGCCTGATCACCGTCAGCTACCTGGTCTGCGGCAAGCTCACCCATCTGCCAGCCTCACCCTACGGCCCAACATCGAGGGCTGCCGCGGTCTGAGGTGATGGGGCGTCACCCACACAGATTTGGATAACGCCGACTTAGTAGCCAACACCGTGTCCAAGTTCGCTGGGTAAGACCAATCGTCCAGTCGGGGGTCCCACGCCCCCCCCGCAAGAGCGGTCAGCCTGGCCGAGTCTTGAATACCTTGGGCCTGACATGGCTGATAAAATCCTGGATTCCCATGATTTTCATACGCTGTGTTTCCGAATATGTCGCATGGATGGGTAGTGGCACCACAAGCTGGAGGCCGTGCGCCGACATTTCGTCGGTGTGGGTACGACTTATCCCAGGCTCGAGCGTCGCGAGGTGTTTCCGTTTGAGTCGTTCGCCCTCGGCGAGGACCTGCCGCCATCGTTCCTTGCAGGTGGTCTTTGCACCAAGGAGGAACAGGCGGGAATTCGGAAACTGCGGATCGTGATACTCGGTGAAGCCGGGAAACAGGAAGTCAGGTTTTGATTTGTTCTCCGTGACCCGGTTCACCCCCCCTTTTTCGAAACGCAGGCCGTGCCGCTCAAACAGTTCAGTCAGATGGTTCTCGAAGGCATGACCGACCCGGGATTTCCGCCGATTGTGGACGCTTAGTGAGAACCTTATGAATTCGTCGACATCGCCGGCGAACCCCCGTTCGAGGCGTTCCTGAACGATCTCGCGCTCATAGGCCCGGAAGAGCGCTTCCTCCCGTTCCATCCATGCCAAGAGTGTCCGATCCGGCTCGCCTACGGGATCGCCCTGAGTGACCTCACGCGCAAGCGCGGAGAATTCTGCGGTCGAGGGAAAACGCTCTGGGAAACGGTTCAGGACAAGTTCGAGATCGTCCGCCGCATCGTCCGGTTCGAAGGCTTCTACGCCGACGTCTTCCAGCAGCAGTTTCAGTGGCAGCGTAAGAGAGGATGGAGGCATTCTGGCGGCCTGGAAGCGCTGCCCCATCTCGCCGAACCCGAACACTTGGCGTACCTGGGCCTCGACATCCGACTCCGCCGGCGCGAAAACGATGAGCAGACTACCGTCACGGGCCTTCGCGATCACCATCAGATCACCGGCACTGAGCCGCAGCGTTACCGAATTGCTGCGGTAATAGAGCCGGTACTCTGGGGAGCGGTGCGCCTGTTTCCACCGGCAGTCGTACCAAGACACGGTATCGCGGACGATTTCCGGAGGCTCATGGTCCCCAAGGTAAGCCATTGTGGCTGGAAACCGGGCGACATCGTTCTTCGAGGGTTCGCCGAGATGGCTCCTGAATCCGGCGCTTGGCAGGCCTCCGATCTCATGCTGGTTCGATCTGTCCGGTTCGGCGTCTACGGCGCTGAGCCATTTCGCCGCCGCCCCTTCGAAAAGTTCCGAAATCGAGTCGATCACTACGCCTGCTCCCCATAAATACTGTCGTCGTTCGCCCCCGGGTGCCGCCCCCCAAGACCGCGGATCTCATGGGTAACTGTACGGCCGGTCAGCCATGTCTCCACCCTTTCAAGCATTTCACCGGATGGAAGACGATCCTTCCCTCTCATCGCGCATTCCCAAACTTCCAAGACGCGCCACCCGCGATCAAGCAGTTCGGCCCGATTTTTCCGGTCGCGTTCCCGATTGCGTCCGATCTTTTTTTCCCAGAACTCCTCGCGGGTTGAGGGCATGCGGAAAAGGTGGCAGTCATGCCCATGCCAGAAACATCCGTGAACGAACACCACCGCCGAATACCGAGGGAAAACGAGATCGGGGCATCCGGGGAGGTCGCGTACATGGAGTCTGTATCGGAAGCCCCGCGCATGGAGCGCGCGGCGCAGGACGAGCTCGGGCTTCGTGTCGTGCCCGCGCACCCGGCTCATTACCCGGCTGCGATGTTCCGGAGAGAGCCTGTCGCTCACGCCGTCTCCCTGAACTCCATCGGCAGCGCCAGCTGATGGCCATCCTGGTCGGAGCGGATGTCCGCGAGGACGTGTGGCGCCATCGCAGACGCGATCTCACGGATGACCGGAACGACAACGGAGTTACCAAACTGGCGATAAGCCTGCGTGTCACTCACCGGGATCCGGAAACTGTCATCGAAGCCCATCAGTCGGGCGCACTCGCGTGGCGTAAGCCGACGCGGCCGCTCGCCAGCTCCCCGGTCAACCAGGATCTCGGAGCCGTCCTTGTGGTACCGGGCGGACAGTGTCCGTGCGGTGTCTTCCGGGCCGACCTTACTGTAGCCGAAGCCGTTGCCCGCGTGCTCATGCTTGGCCCGATAGTCCTGCAGGTATTTCCAGAGTTTCTCGCTCAGGACGTACTTGTCGCCTACGGTGGCCAAGTCACCCTCGGTATAAGGGGGTTCCGCGGCTTCCGAT encodes the following:
- a CDS encoding alpha/beta hydrolase family protein; translation: MRTQRLDFPGAEGHTLSARLDEPDGAPLAYALFAHCFTCGKDIKAASRLAAALAEEGIATLRFDFTGLGDSEGDFGNTGFRSNVADLIAAAGFMRDSGRPVRIMVGHSLGGAAVIAAAGDIPECRAVCSIGAPFEAHHVLEHLGDKREEIERSGEAEVNLGGQTFRIGRSFITETLNHDQASRIADLRRPLLVMHAPLDEVVPVREARRIFETAKHPKSYISLDDADHLLTRAADARYAATLIAAWAARYLPEAEQGGG
- a CDS encoding SOUL family heme-binding protein, whose amino-acid sequence is MKVVYWGLGIAVVLVVGAIVAWWVVVRGVETPDYTVVLQDGDRELRDYPALRVAEVERSGSRGEAVSAGFRPLAGYIFAREREGDSIAMTAPVTQTPEGEGRWLVRFIMPEQYTLEDLPRPTGEEIALRELDAQRMAAIRFSGRASDSTVEEHERGLRAWMAEQGLEAAGEPVYAYYDDPMTPGFLRRNEVLIPVESAPGAEAP
- a CDS encoding class I SAM-dependent methyltransferase; amino-acid sequence: MQDSKQDPAIRWYHERAERVAEDYESLSFPDVHNWLIYRLPPVGESTVLDVGAGSGRDAAWLAERGHEVVAVEPAAALRREAARRHPHPRIRWLDDQLPGLEHVHRLGLCFDAILLSAIWMHVPESQRARAFRKLITLLKPGGLLAFTLRLGPEDPERGLRAVSVAELRQLAAEHGAYVDHVSESPDALGRPEVSWAEVAIRLPDDGTGHDGARPRLA
- a CDS encoding HNH endonuclease domain-containing protein; the protein is MMEHALDWREPQRDVRLARERIEALREAGEPIYCVWSGRLLRQAAFEVDHCIPWAAWPCDDLWNLVPANPQVNGNKGAKLPDAATLQDAEDRLKSWWERAWQCAQHPTLAERFRREATATLPGLRDAQSDDLDNIFSALNLRRIRLKQDQQIPEWCYRPPPKPAASGGGRRPD
- a CDS encoding type II toxin-antitoxin system Phd/YefM family antitoxin; translation: METISYTDARNHLKELIDRVGTDHTPVRIERRGGSAAVIMAEEDYTGLQETLYLLGNPANAERLRQARARGEEDAVSLEDAKERLAR
- a CDS encoding Txe/YoeB family addiction module toxin, whose translation is MRQVLLDPAALEDLQWWLRHDHRTARKILDLIEEAARNPFEGRGKPEAPKFELSGCWSRRINLEHRLVYEVSETSIRVLACRFHYR
- a CDS encoding GNAT family N-acetyltransferase, producing the protein MTAPAGELTIRPFADDDWPRVWAIIEPVLRAGETFPFSPELEEDEAYQLWVQTPTATWVAEDERQGLVGCYYLKPNQPRLGDHVCNCGYIVAGSARGRGIGGALCRHSQRVALQFGFRAMQYNLVVATNESAIRTWQRNGMTVIGRLPGAFRHPRHGDVDALIMYRWLTSI
- a CDS encoding type II restriction endonuclease, whose product is MIDSISELFEGAAAKWLSAVDAEPDRSNQHEIGGLPSAGFRSHLGEPSKNDVARFPATMAYLGDHEPPEIVRDTVSWYDCRWKQAHRSPEYRLYYRSNSVTLRLSAGDLMVIAKARDGSLLIVFAPAESDVEAQVRQVFGFGEMGQRFQAARMPPSSLTLPLKLLLEDVGVEAFEPDDAADDLELVLNRFPERFPSTAEFSALAREVTQGDPVGEPDRTLLAWMEREEALFRAYEREIVQERLERGFAGDVDEFIRFSLSVHNRRKSRVGHAFENHLTELFERHGLRFEKGGVNRVTENKSKPDFLFPGFTEYHDPQFPNSRLFLLGAKTTCKERWRQVLAEGERLKRKHLATLEPGISRTHTDEMSAHGLQLVVPLPIHATYSETQRMKIMGIQDFISHVRPKVFKTRPG
- a CDS encoding very short patch repair endonuclease, with translation MSDRLSPEHRSRVMSRVRGHDTKPELVLRRALHARGFRYRLHVRDLPGCPDLVFPRYSAVVFVHGCFWHGHDCHLFRMPSTREEFWEKKIGRNRERDRKNRAELLDRGWRVLEVWECAMRGKDRLPSGEMLERVETWLTGRTVTHEIRGLGGRHPGANDDSIYGEQA